The nucleotide sequence CCCCACCGCCATATGTTTTGCCAAAAGTACAAGGGAGAAGGAGACGGAAAAGATGCAGGAATGGACGTAAAATCATTCCATTGGCGCTCTTTACGCTCCTGACAATTGTCTTGATTTAATGGCGGGAAACTTACAAGCCTCTCAAGGCCATCACGGCTTAGGAGGCTTGCTGCTTTTTGTAAGTGTGAGAGTACAACCTCTCCTTTTGTCACACACTACGAACAAAACGGTGGACGTTTCTCACAGAATAAATAAAGGCAGGGATGGACGATGAAACAAATAAACAGCAGCTTGCCAGGCACGCGGGCGACATTCGGTTATTTTCGTGAAGCACTTCAGCCGCATTTTACATTATCCAACTGGGATTATGAGCAAGGGTATTTTGACCGGGCGCTGGATGACAAGAACACGGTCTTTTTGCGCTTGCCTGTAAAAGTCTTGCAAGGCGAGCTCGACAGCCCGGATGCCTGGCTGGAACTCGGGCGGCCGTTTGTGATCCGGCATGTGTACCAGACTGGGGTAGAAGAAGATATCGGCTACACGGAGGCACTCGCTTCGGGCTTGATGAATCAGTTTCAGGAGCCGGTAGACAAGGACGCACAGATTGATTCGAGATGGATTCGAAAAGCAGAGGCGGTTGTCAAAGAGCTGGAGAATCGCCTCGCGTGAGACAGGCCGCCGATAGGCCTGTTTTTTCTTGTTCCTGGCAGGGAAAATATAGGTGGCTAAAGAATGGTAGCACATGGAAAAAGTGAGGTGGAAATATGGCCTGGTACCATGCAGTGGCGAAATGGTATTGGAAAATCCGCAAACCTCTTACCTTGGGTGTCCGTGTCATTGTAACGGATGAAGAAAAGGGAGTCTTGTTAATTCGGCATACGTATGTCCATGGCTGGTATTTGCCGGGAGGAGGAGTAGAGCGAGGAGAGTCGTTTGGGGATGCTGCTCGCAGGGAGCTGTGGGAGGAGTGCGGAATACGAGCGGTCGAACTTACCCTCTGCCATCTTTTTTATAGTGAGCGGGAAGGGAAACGAGACCACATTGCCTTGTATCATGTCGACCTCACACCTGGCCAAGATTTGCATAAGGATGACAAGGAAGTAGCGGAAATGCGTTTTTTTGCTTGGGATGAGCTTCCGCGGGAAATATCACCAGCTACAGAGAGGCGCTTATCTCAATTTCGCAAGCAGTCTTTTCAGAGTGACCGCTGGTGACAGGTGGGATTTTATGCAAGTCGATTTTTCCTATGGTATAGTGAAGACAAACAACAGAGCGTACAAGACCGCTTGTAAGGATAAAAGTGAGGGCAGACCAGCATGAAGATTGCGACTGTACTGCGAAATGACGATTTTACACGAGAAGTGGAACAAGCATTAAAAGAAAAGCTCCATGCAGCCAATAGCCCATTTACCTTTGTGAAGGGACCAGGTGAGCAGCCGGATATGGTGTTGTCCATCGGGGGAGACGGGACACTTTTGGAGGCCGTCCATCAATACGGAATCGAGCCGTCTTATGTGGGGATTCATACGGGACATCTCGGCTTCTATGCGGACTGGCGGCCTGAGGAGCTGGACGAATTCGTTGAACGTCTGATGAACGATGAGCCTCTGATCGCGGAATACCCGACGGTCCAATGCCGGATTAGTACAAGAGATGGAAAGCAGTATGAAAAGTGGGCGTTGAATGAAATGGTTTTGCGTAACGCGAATTTGTCTACCTTGGTGTCGTGCGTCTATATAAACGGCGATGAGCTGGAGACGTTTCGCGGTGACGGCTTGATCGTTTCATCACCTTCAGGAAGTACAGCCTACAACAAGGCCGTGGACGGAGCGATTGTTCATCCGTCTATTGAGGCGATTCAGTTGTCCGAGATCGCTTCGATCAATAACCAGGCGTATCGGACGATCAACAGCTCGCTCGTATTGCCGAAGCATCATGAAGTAGAGCTGATCGTCATGAATCCTGAGATTATGATCGGCTTGGATCGTGAGCAGGCTGTATGGAGAGATGTGTGTTCCATTCGTTGCCGAGTGGGACCTGACAAAGTGAAATTCGCTCGCTACAAGCGACTGACGTTTTGGGGGCGGGTTCGTAATTCGTTTATATCCGGATAGAGAAAGCGTTGGGGAGGGGAACCAAATGAAAAAAGTAGGAACACTGCAGACCATTTTCCGTCATCCTGTCAAAGGGATGCGGGGGGAAGAGCTATCATCAAGTACGGTCGATGAATTTGGCTTGTATGGAGACCGTGCCTATTATTTTTGGGATCATGCCCGTCAAGGTAAGTATCTCAGTGCGGATGTTGTGCCTGCTCTTATCGGGTATCACGCCAGCATGAGCGAAGGGACAGGAAAAGAAGCGTATCCGCCGATTCGGATTGAAGCCCGAGATGGCAGTGTACATACGTGGGATGATGCTTTATTTGCCCATGTCGCAGAGACGGCGAAGCGCTCCATTACGCCTATGATTAGTAGTCCGCAAGAAGGTGGCGTGAACTGGGAAGACCACATTCTGCTGGTTACGGATGCCTCTCTTAGAGAGATCGCACGGCAGATTGGCGCAGAACAGATAGATCCACGACGTTTTCGGGGGAATTTGGTCGTGGTCCTGGAGGATGATGAGCCGTTTGCGGAAGACAAATGGATCGGCAAACAGATCAAAATCAATGATGTGACCTTGCAAGTCAACAAGCACTGTGAGCGCTGTGTATATGTCAATATCGACCCAGATACGTTGGCGATGACTCCTGCCGTATTGAAGGCATGCGTCAAGCGTCACAATAATCACTTCGGTGTATATGCTTCGGTTGTCACGACAGGCAGTGTGTCACAAGGCGATGATGTTTTTTTAGTGGAGATGGGAAGTGACGGGGAATGATTGCAAGCCCTCTGGAAAAGGTTCGCAGTTACGTACAACGCTATGACTCGAGCATCGAGCCGATATTGTTTGAACAGCCCTTACCTACGTCCGAAGTGGCTGCGCAGGCATTAGGTGTCGAGATTGGCCAAATTGCAAAGTCAATTTTGTTTCGGGTAGATGAGCAGTTCGCCTTGTTCGTGGCAGCAGGCGACGTACGTGTCCATCCCAAGCAAGTGAAGGCAGCTTTTGGCCAAGGAAAGCCAAAGATGGCTACACCGGAAGAGGTAGAAAAAATGACAGGCTTTCGTGTTGGAGCGGTTTGTCCGTTTGCTTTACAGGAAGAAGTGCCTGTCTATGTGGATCGGTCCTTGAAACGCTTTGCTGTGGTTTATACAGCGGCTGGCATCGCTGAATCGCTTTTACCGGTATCTTATGAAGCCTTGTTGGAGATGACAGGGGCGAAAGAAATCGATGCCGCTTCGGCAGAAGGGAGCGCATCATGAAAAAGGTTGCAGTCGCCATCGCAGTAGTAGCCATCGTCGTAGTCGCGGGTCTTTCCATGCTGGGAATGTCTAATCAAACGACTGCAATTGAAAACAACATCTCCCATTCTGCTTCCTCGTTTAAAGAGATGACAACAGACACGTATCTGAGTCATTACAACAAAATCAAAGAAGAGTTAGCTGTGAAAGGAATTCATACCCTGCCTTTTCAGCTTGAGCTGGACAAGCAAACGAATTACTACCGCTTTTATTATCCAAAACAAGAAAGTGCGGCAAATGAAAAAGCGATATGGGTAAGCGTCATGCTGAGCGGTGATCAAAAAACAATAGACGGTATCATGTATGAAGGGGTTCCTGACGTTCATACAGTGAAGGCGATGATCCAAGCTACTGGACTTAACTGGACACCGGAGCTGGATCAGTTCATTGCGGTTACCAACGTTGCAAAAACGCCAAAAGAAATGGTTGTTTCCGATGTGAAGGTAACGATTGAAGGAACGTCAACACAAATAAAAGTAATGGTTGACCCCGTGAAATTAGAAGCTCCGAAAAAATTATAATGCTGAATGAAAAAGTGGTTGGCAGGAGGCTATGGCTGCGCAACCACTTTTCGTTGTTGTAGTTTAGCTGCAAGGAGAGGACTCGCGTTTCAAAACGATTTGGAATAGCCTCCCATAAAGAAAGGCACTTAAGAGGGAGCATAACAAGATAAACCCAAAAACGCCAATCGGCATGATCCACTCCGAAAGAATGACGGTCACGGGAGCGAGGAAGCGGCCGAGCGAGTACTGCAGGTTAGCGGCACCCATGTACTGTCCTCGTGCATGTTCTGGTGCGTATTTGCTGACGAAGCTCTGCTCGACCGGAGTTCGCATCACTTCCCCTACTGTAAAAATGACCACGCATCCGAACAACAGCCATGCATTCGTCGTGAATCCCACCAAAAACATGCCTATGCCAAATAGCAAGGAGGACAAGAGGAAGACATTCCGATCGCTCCAGTTCTCAAACCATTTGGTAACAGGCAGGGCACACAGAACAAACAGAAGGCCGCTGATTCCCAGCATCCATCCGAAAATCTCCGTACTGCTAAGCGAGAGTGACCAGGTATTCCACGAAAGCAGTGTCTGCGCTGGAACGAATTCCTTTACATAGACTGCCAAAAATAAATCGAGCTGCACGATTGCAATCGTTATCAGCATGCCTGCGAAAATATAGATGGCAAAAGCTTTGTCGCGTAGAATGACAGCATAGCTCTGCCATTGCTCCTTCATAACGGAAGGGAAATGGATAGAGGCGACAGAGCTTTTTACGGTCGGTGGCAGTGTCTCTCTCACATTAATCCAGATCGCAATCGAATACAAAAAAGTGACAAGCGCACAAGTCCACAGCAGTTCACTGCGGTATTGAAAGAAAAAGATGGCCCCCAAGGCGGGTCCCAATACGGCGCCAATGTTCATAGCTGTAACGAAGGTAGCGAAGGTTCTGCGTCTGTCTTTTTCGGAGGTGAGATCAGCGACCATCGCAGAGCTCGCCGGGCTGTATATCGCTTTGCCGAGCCCGATTCCAATAAACGCAAGATAATCGATCCAAGAGGAGAGGGAGAAGGCAAACAGAACAAACATGCTTGCCTGCAAAAATGCTCCTGAAAGCATGACGTATCGACGACCAAAGCGATCAGCTAGATAGCCGCCAAAAAGATTGCCGATCATACTCATAATCGGTGGCACTGTCATGAGTAACCCGGCAACATTTTTGCCAAAGGTATCACTAAAGTGGAGGGTAAGAAAGGGAAAGTACATCCAAAACAACAGGTTAAAAAGCGTCTCGCCGATCAATCGGGTCTTCAAATTCAGATCCCACTTCAGCCATTGCACAGCAGGTGTACCTCCTGTTTTTGATTCCCTGGCCAGGTACACCTACTTTAGTGCAAATTTTCAAAAAGATATAGACTTATAATCATCCGTCGGGTACACTAATATCATAAGGGCTAAGGGATTAGACCCTGACTTAAGATGTGCCACTTTTAGGTATTCGCTTCCTACACAACAAATAAGCCGACACTTCCTTGTGGAAAGGGGTGTCGGCTTTTCGCATGCTGTTACTTGACCATCCATTGATAAAAATGAACATCGTGCCACTCTCCGAATTTAAATCCCACCTCTTGAAACTTCCCTGCCAAGGAAAAGCCGAATTTCTCGTGCAGCTTCACACTGGCATCATTGCCACCTACGATTCCGCTCACGATCGTGTGGTATTCGAGTTGTTTGGCGCGCTCCAGAATCGCACTCATCAAGGCAGTGCCGACACCTTTCCCGCTTTGATCAGGGGCGATATAAATAGACAGTTCCGTAGATTTTTGATAGGCGGGCTTCTCACGGAAAACGGACAGACTGCAATATCCGATCACTTTCCCTTCGTATTCGGCGACGATGATCGGATGTTTGCCACCGTGCTTGTGAAACCACACTTCACGCTGGGCCAAGGTCTGTGGCTCCAAGTCAAATGTTGCAACAAGGTTTTCCACCGCGTAGTTGTAAATAGCGAGCATAGTGGGCAGGTCACCCAGAACTGCGTCTCTGATCTGTAACATGATATTCTCTCCTCATGTTGGTTGGTAGGACTTGTTGAACTTATTCGAACTACTTCTAGCGTACGGCCTCGTAAACCTGCCGCAGATTTGTAAAGCCTTGGGATTGTGCTTTTACCAAATACTTCGCCCAGAGAGCACCAGCGGCAACAGCGTCACAGTAAGCGTGATGCCTGCGTGAGATCGGGATGTCGTGTGCCGTACAGAGTGCGTCCAGCGAGCCGTTGCCAATGGGATTACTCAACAATCGGATGAGCAGCATCGTATCCAGCATGCGGTGCGTAAGCGGACGTCGGCTCGTTTTCCAAAGCCCAGATCGTAAAAATTCACGCTCATGGCGAGAATGATGGGCGACGAGCGGACGATCTCCGACGAATTGAAAAAAACGGGACAAAGCTTCTAATAGCGGCGGGGCATCGGCAACCATATCATCGGTAATCCCTGTGAGAGAGCGGATGTGTGGAGGAATCGCCCGCCCGGGATTGACCAGCGTATAAAAAGAATCACCAAGGAGGAGGTGCTCTCCTCTCATGGCGACGGCTCCCATCGAGATAATCGCGTCTCCGTGATCGGGATAAAAACCGGTCGTTTCCAGATCGACGACGACAACCTCTAGATCGTGCAGAGGAATATCGGCACTGGAATCGACTGGTTTATTCGCTTTGGAGATGGAGCGCAAATAGGCGATGTGCTGTTTGTCATCTGTTATATCTGGAAGAGCCTGACTCATATGCCAAATACGATCAAATAAATCCCATTTTGCCACGCAAATCGCCTCCTATCCCCCAAAAACGGACGGGAGCTTTTCTGTCATTTTTTGCAGGCGGATCGCTAGCTTCATTGACTGTCGCACCATCACTTGGGTGTCAGGAGAAAGCTCCCCTAGTTTGATATAGCTATTGCTCGTGTATTGCCCATCTTCCCAATGGAGGGGAGCAATCAGTCGCAGACCTTGAATTTGTCGGAAGTACGCGGCTACCTCGTCACAGAAGCTTTTGCTCCAGACTCCTTTTTCGCCGAGTAGATCCAATCGTTCCAAGGTAGAGCTGGCAAAGATGCCATGCGCCAGGGCAAAATGCCGTACGCAATTCACCAGTGGCAAATAAATGCCGTACTTCACATTGATGGCGCCGCGGAAGCGTCCATGGACCTCAGGTAAAACTCTGCCGAATATTCCGAGTGGCACCCGATAATGCAAAGTATTGCTCACCAGTCGATTTAGCAAGAAGCCATTCCCTGCAAGCAATTGACGGAAGCGGTCATGGACGGGAGTAAAAATGGCAGATTCGCCCCATAAGACACGCACATCACTTGCGAGCAGTAAATAACGAGCGTTTTCCCAGATGGGGTGAGAGACCCATCTGTCTATTTGGTCCAGCCATTGTTCGGTGCTGCCTCGCCATTTTGGAGAGAGGCAAGTGACATTCCCTTGGCAGGGAGGATAGCCGGCTACCTCCAAGCCAGCAACGATCGTCGCTCCCAGCAACTGAAAGTAGCCATGTATCTTTTCTGTGTCCTGTTCGCCCAGATGATCTGGCAGTTGATAGACGAGGCCGTTATCCTGATCGCTGATGAGTGCTTGCTCTGACCGGCCACCACTGCCGAATTGCAAAAAGGCAAAGGGGACGGGAGGGGTACCCAAGCCCCTTTTGGCAAGGTCGTTCACTGCGAGGAGCACCCCTTGTCGGATGAGATTGTCGTGAATCAGATTGACGACGATCGAAAAGGGGGCCAATTCCCCTGCGCGATTCAATGGACGCAAGACAGAGGGATTCAGCAATTCTCGTCGCAATAAGGCCAGCTCGCCAAAGGAGTCAACATTCCGTATTTTTTCCACTTGTTCAGGTGAGAGAGTGAGAGGTGCTGCTTTGAGTAGATGCAGCCGGTCGTACGCGTTCAGGCTGGAGTAGTTCGGGATAGCCGTATCCCCCGTGTTCGCTAAGGTCAAGACCAACCACCTCTTCCTCTTCTGTGACTCGCAGGCCAATGGTTACTTTTAACACATACAAAATGATGAAGGCTACTAAGAAGACGTAGAGCGCGGAGCCAGCCAAGCCCAACGCTTGAATCCCTAACTGGTGCAGGCCGCCGCCATAAAACAGCCCAGGACCGCCTACGCCGACCTTTTCGGCAAGCTCCGGAGTAGCGAATAAACCCGTGGACAACGTTCCCCAAATACCAGCCACCCCATGCACGGAAAAAGCGAAGACAGGATCATCAATTCCCATGCGGTCAAACCAAATGGATGTATAGAATGTGAGAATACCTGACACCGCGCCGATCACGACAGCTGCCCACGGATCGACGAAGGCGCAGGATGCTGTAATCGCGACGAGAGCAGCGAGTACGCCGTTGAGCATGCTTGGGATATCTGCTTTTCCCATGACGATCCAGGAGATGGCGAGAGCGGCGACAGCTCCTGCTGCGGTAGCGAGATTGGTAGTGACGGCGATATAGCCGAAAAATCCAGATGTGCTACCGAGCGTGGAACCGGCGTTAAAGCCGAACCAGCCGATCCAAAGAAACAGGACACCTAAGACAGAGTAGACTTGGTTGTGACCAGGAATCAGATTGGAGCTGCCGTCGCGATTGTATTTTCCGATGCGAGGCTTCAAAAGGATAGTGGCGACGAGTGCGACGATGGCACCTTGGAGATGGACAACCGTAGAACCAGCGAAGTCTTGCATTCCGAGCTGTGCCAACCAACCGCCGCCCCATACCCAGTGACCGACGACAGGATAGATGAGGACAGTAAACAGTACGCTGAAAATAAAATAAATAGACAGCTTGGCGCGTTCAGCAAAACCGCCCCAGGCGATCGCGAGTGAAACGGCCGCAAAAGCGAGCTGAAAGAGGAAGAGAATCGAGATAGGAACAGTTGCTGCGGAAAAAGCGGAGAAAGCGTCTTTTTGCATGCCGTCAAAAAAGAATCCGGAAAGTCCGATGAAAGAGTTGCCGTCTCCAAACGTCAGACCAAAGCCAAACGCCCAAAAGACAATCGAGCAGATGCCAAAGGTAAGGACCGTTTTGCCTGCGACGTGACCAGCGTTTTTCATGCGAGTAGAACCAGCTTCCAGCAGGGCGAATCCAACCTGCATGAGAATAACCAGAATGGCTGAGACCATGACCCATGTGGCGTCAATGGCAGATGAGAGACTTGCGACAGTAGGTTCCATCCATCTACCTCATTTCTGTGTCATATAACCTGACACTAATTCATTTATGTCAGATTATATGACATGAAAATTCCGGTTGCAATTGTTTTTTTGCAAATAATGAGAAAACACCAATCCTTCCGTCTTAAGCGGAGGAGGATTGGTGTTGTGTGGTTGGTTTTCGTTTTTCAATCAGGAAGCCTGCGAAGCTCATGACCGCGAGGAATAGTCCACTGACGAGGAAGAGCTGCTCGACAGGCCATTTGCCCATCCAGATGGCGCCTAGGCTGCTGGACAAGGTAGAAAAGAAGGTGAACATGAGCATGTTGATCGCAAATATTTTGCCTGTACTGCTGCTCGTTGCTTTGATTTGAATGGCAGTCACGGTCGGGATACCAATGAGCGGTCCACCGAACCCTGCAACGGCTGCTCCGAGAAAGGCAATCCAGTGAGCGGTGCCTCCTGTCGTAAGCAACAGGAATCCAATTGCCTGAAACACCCATCCAATCAAAATGATAAACAAATAGCGGTTGTAGAACGATCGAGCCATGTACAGGCTTCCCAGCAGGTTTCCGATCCCGTAAAAGCCCAACAAGACAGCTAGTGTACTTCCGTTTCCTTGCTGCATGCGTTCGGCCATAAATGGGAAGCCCACCGTATAAGTGACCTGCCAGACGAGAAAGCCCATATTACTAAAGAGAAGAATCAAGAACAGGGCGCGATTCTGTTTTAGCTCCTGTAAACCTGAGGCAATATCCCGGGTGTACTGGCTGGGTGTCATTTTCGTCGTAGACATTCGCTGTTGATCAGTTAACGAAATACGA is from Brevibacillus brevis and encodes:
- a CDS encoding YugN-like family protein, encoding MKQINSSLPGTRATFGYFREALQPHFTLSNWDYEQGYFDRALDDKNTVFLRLPVKVLQGELDSPDAWLELGRPFVIRHVYQTGVEEDIGYTEALASGLMNQFQEPVDKDAQIDSRWIRKAEAVVKELENRLA
- a CDS encoding NUDIX domain-containing protein; translation: MAWYHAVAKWYWKIRKPLTLGVRVIVTDEEKGVLLIRHTYVHGWYLPGGGVERGESFGDAARRELWEECGIRAVELTLCHLFYSEREGKRDHIALYHVDLTPGQDLHKDDKEVAEMRFFAWDELPREISPATERRLSQFRKQSFQSDRW
- a CDS encoding NAD kinase, with product MKIATVLRNDDFTREVEQALKEKLHAANSPFTFVKGPGEQPDMVLSIGGDGTLLEAVHQYGIEPSYVGIHTGHLGFYADWRPEELDEFVERLMNDEPLIAEYPTVQCRISTRDGKQYEKWALNEMVLRNANLSTLVSCVYINGDELETFRGDGLIVSSPSGSTAYNKAVDGAIVHPSIEAIQLSEIASINNQAYRTINSSLVLPKHHEVELIVMNPEIMIGLDREQAVWRDVCSIRCRVGPDKVKFARYKRLTFWGRVRNSFISG
- a CDS encoding MOSC domain-containing protein gives rise to the protein MKKVGTLQTIFRHPVKGMRGEELSSSTVDEFGLYGDRAYYFWDHARQGKYLSADVVPALIGYHASMSEGTGKEAYPPIRIEARDGSVHTWDDALFAHVAETAKRSITPMISSPQEGGVNWEDHILLVTDASLREIARQIGAEQIDPRRFRGNLVVVLEDDEPFAEDKWIGKQIKINDVTLQVNKHCERCVYVNIDPDTLAMTPAVLKACVKRHNNHFGVYASVVTTGSVSQGDDVFLVEMGSDGE
- a CDS encoding YbaK/EbsC family protein codes for the protein MIASPLEKVRSYVQRYDSSIEPILFEQPLPTSEVAAQALGVEIGQIAKSILFRVDEQFALFVAAGDVRVHPKQVKAAFGQGKPKMATPEEVEKMTGFRVGAVCPFALQEEVPVYVDRSLKRFAVVYTAAGIAESLLPVSYEALLEMTGAKEIDAASAEGSAS
- a CDS encoding MDR family MFS transporter → MQWLKWDLNLKTRLIGETLFNLLFWMYFPFLTLHFSDTFGKNVAGLLMTVPPIMSMIGNLFGGYLADRFGRRYVMLSGAFLQASMFVLFAFSLSSWIDYLAFIGIGLGKAIYSPASSAMVADLTSEKDRRRTFATFVTAMNIGAVLGPALGAIFFFQYRSELLWTCALVTFLYSIAIWINVRETLPPTVKSSVASIHFPSVMKEQWQSYAVILRDKAFAIYIFAGMLITIAIVQLDLFLAVYVKEFVPAQTLLSWNTWSLSLSSTEIFGWMLGISGLLFVLCALPVTKWFENWSDRNVFLLSSLLFGIGMFLVGFTTNAWLLFGCVVIFTVGEVMRTPVEQSFVSKYAPEHARGQYMGAANLQYSLGRFLAPVTVILSEWIMPIGVFGFILLCSLLSAFLYGRLFQIVLKRESSPCS
- a CDS encoding GNAT family N-acetyltransferase yields the protein MLQIRDAVLGDLPTMLAIYNYAVENLVATFDLEPQTLAQREVWFHKHGGKHPIIVAEYEGKVIGYCSLSVFREKPAYQKSTELSIYIAPDQSGKGVGTALMSAILERAKQLEYHTIVSGIVGGNDASVKLHEKFGFSLAGKFQEVGFKFGEWHDVHFYQWMVK
- a CDS encoding exonuclease domain-containing protein, producing MAKWDLFDRIWHMSQALPDITDDKQHIAYLRSISKANKPVDSSADIPLHDLEVVVVDLETTGFYPDHGDAIISMGAVAMRGEHLLLGDSFYTLVNPGRAIPPHIRSLTGITDDMVADAPPLLEALSRFFQFVGDRPLVAHHSRHEREFLRSGLWKTSRRPLTHRMLDTMLLIRLLSNPIGNGSLDALCTAHDIPISRRHHAYCDAVAAGALWAKYLVKAQSQGFTNLRQVYEAVR
- a CDS encoding DUF294 nucleotidyltransferase-like domain-containing protein, whose translation is MRRELLNPSVLRPLNRAGELAPFSIVVNLIHDNLIRQGVLLAVNDLAKRGLGTPPVPFAFLQFGSGGRSEQALISDQDNGLVYQLPDHLGEQDTEKIHGYFQLLGATIVAGLEVAGYPPCQGNVTCLSPKWRGSTEQWLDQIDRWVSHPIWENARYLLLASDVRVLWGESAIFTPVHDRFRQLLAGNGFLLNRLVSNTLHYRVPLGIFGRVLPEVHGRFRGAINVKYGIYLPLVNCVRHFALAHGIFASSTLERLDLLGEKGVWSKSFCDEVAAYFRQIQGLRLIAPLHWEDGQYTSNSYIKLGELSPDTQVMVRQSMKLAIRLQKMTEKLPSVFGG
- a CDS encoding ammonium transporter encodes the protein MEPTVASLSSAIDATWVMVSAILVILMQVGFALLEAGSTRMKNAGHVAGKTVLTFGICSIVFWAFGFGLTFGDGNSFIGLSGFFFDGMQKDAFSAFSAATVPISILFLFQLAFAAVSLAIAWGGFAERAKLSIYFIFSVLFTVLIYPVVGHWVWGGGWLAQLGMQDFAGSTVVHLQGAIVALVATILLKPRIGKYNRDGSSNLIPGHNQVYSVLGVLFLWIGWFGFNAGSTLGSTSGFFGYIAVTTNLATAAGAVAALAISWIVMGKADIPSMLNGVLAALVAITASCAFVDPWAAVVIGAVSGILTFYTSIWFDRMGIDDPVFAFSVHGVAGIWGTLSTGLFATPELAEKVGVGGPGLFYGGGLHQLGIQALGLAGSALYVFLVAFIILYVLKVTIGLRVTEEEEVVGLDLSEHGGYGYPELLQPERVRPAASTQSSTSHSLT
- a CDS encoding MFS transporter, with protein sequence MDSSPSLWKNSSFLKLWLAQMTASIGDQCYSFALLWYLLQATKSGTVLSLLVIPEMVAGLMFYLVGGVMADRYSPRMLMVGADVARIVVAIIVGILVYIGVEEFAFFLAAQFLLGLFSSLFQPARTVALKSVVPQEQLGRANAILDTTFRTIRIIAPMSIGLVASIMPLSTLFFVNAGSYLISVLFLYAIRISLTDQQRMSTTKMTPSQYTRDIASGLQELKQNRALFLILLFSNMGFLVWQVTYTVGFPFMAERMQQGNGSTLAVLLGFYGIGNLLGSLYMARSFYNRYLFIILIGWVFQAIGFLLLTTGGTAHWIAFLGAAVAGFGGPLIGIPTVTAIQIKATSSSTGKIFAINMLMFTFFSTLSSSLGAIWMGKWPVEQLFLVSGLFLAVMSFAGFLIEKRKPTTQHQSSSA